Part of the Chrysiogenes arsenatis DSM 11915 genome, TGAAACGTAACCCCTTTGCCGATGACCGGAATGTGGCGGTAATCGGAGTAGCCGGGATATTTGACGTACAGATTTTCGCCATTGCGGATCGTTTCGCGTACACCGGGGTGGAGTTCGTTGGTCGCCGGATCAGTAAAAACGATTTCAAATTCAGTGTGATGGCGAACTTTAATCACACCAAAGCCAGAATTGATCCCCTCTTTCAGGTTTTCGCCGTGCGAAAAAGTATTGTCTTCAAAGCGAGAACGCGAAAGCGCCGTTCCGCTGGCAATCCGCGATTCAAAATTGGACTGCGCCATGAAGATATAGTTGTCGCCCGATTCGTGGTAGATATGCCCCGCTTCGCGCTGAATCAAATCGCTGGTCACATCGTTGGGAATGCGTGCGCATAATACACCAAGATTGATACCATTCGCCGCGGCAATTGGCTGGCAAAACATCAGGGTGACGGCATCGTGGAACGAGGATGTCGTGGCGCCAAATTTTTCGGTGTCGGGATCAACATACGGGCCATGCAAAAACGGTTGGCGCATACCAGCAGCCAACGCCCGCTCATGTTCGTGCCGCTTGCCAATGCGCTGCGACTGTGTCGAAGCGATGATTTTCCCGCTTGGATCAACCACGAATAGCTCAGAAATTTCGCGAAGTTGCGCCTTGCGCGCCTTGATGATTGATTCGACGTGATTGGGGAAATCGTCTGCCAGCAGCTTAGCGATATTTGCCAAATACTCCCACTTCTGTTGTGTCCACCCCTGCAAAAGGGCAACTCGCGTCTCGGCAATGCCTTCAAAAGTCTCCTCAACACTCTTGTATGAATGGCGGTTGAGCGCGCACGACCACCGCATTGCAATCTTGCCGGTTTTACCAAACCAAGGCAGCCATTTTTGTTCGCTTGGGCGCAAATTCATTGCATCACTTTTCAAGGTCATTGATACACCTCGTTTCATTATATGCCGTTGCGTACAACGCAAAAGCAATGCCAAGGCGTCAAGCTGATTATTCTAAAACGATTAAGCCAGTTGTTATAAAAATGTAACGCCCGTCTTGTGGGATACATTGCGGAAAATGAATATGAAGCGCCTAAAAAATAGACAGTCACCATGTGCCATCAGAGACAGGAAGGCGTAATTTATCACAATTGCGTAGGCAATAAACAAATCTTATTGACCATTATTTGCAAGCAATTAATGCGAGAATGCATAAAATTATGCCTTTACCTACATAAATAACCAGCGTGTGATGATAAAGCTATCGTCAACATCATTACGCCATTTCCACCTCATAAACCACTTTGGTTGCATTGCATTAAAGTCCGTTCGGATATTTGATGACAAATAACTTGCCGAATCCAACACAAAAGCCTGACCATCTACGCGCCTGAAATAACTCAGCGCCAGCGGTTTTGCCATATTCTTGGTGGTGTTTAATGGAGAGCAATTCCACAACCTGTTGTTTCTTCTTGAATGACGAGATTTTGCATTAGAGGCTCCTTGGCTTCAGTCAAATCAAATCACACAAGACCGTACAGCTTGCTATTTATATACTCTTTGAAATCAAATACCTTCATCCCAAATGCTTTCGCATAATCACAAAGACGGCTATCCGCAGAAATAAGCAAATCGCATTCCTGCGCCATCAGGAGAACAACAGAATCAGCAAGTCCAAGATCATCAAAATAGCTATTTTGTGACGCTTGCAGGGATGCGATATATTTTTCAATGCTTGACTGGTAAATGGCTTTTGTCAGTTTGAGATATTCATATTTATCATCTCCAGTGATTCCATTCAAAAGGTTGTCGACTTCTGTCAGAACATTAGGGCAGGTGACAATCCGATCGTATGCGCCTATCAACGTTACCAGATATTCATAATCATCCTTGCCGTACAGGTTGTTCCTGCAATACTGGCCTATTCTGCCGGCGTTAATCTTTCCTGCCAAAAAAAGGACCAGTATATTGGAATCAACAAGGACATCACGCATTCTTATGCATCTTCACCGAAAGGATAGACCCATCGGCTTTGTTAACGATAACGGTCTTATATTGACGCACATAAGGATTTTTTATTTCTCCGAGTAGCGACTGAATGGCCTGTGGCATATTTTTGTTTGGCACGAGAAAAGAGATCGTCAGGTGATACTGGTCGCCAGCGTCTGGCTCAATTTCTTCAAGCCGGATATCGGTAATGTCCGACCCAAAAAGATCTTTAAACTGCTTTTTAATAGTATCTACGGCTTCTTTTACAGTTAGCATGATATTACTCCTTTCTGCCAGCGTAGAGCAAATAACCCGTGGGGCAACTGTGCTCTGTCGCAAGTTGGTGTTTCAACTGCTACAAGGTAAGAAATTTGCGGCAAAATAGCAAGATTTATACACCTACTCCATCGACCCCTCATCGGGGCGAGCATTTTTCCACCCACCACCCAGCACCTTGTACAAATCGAGCGCAGCGTTCAGCCGTGCCAGGCGTAACTGCACCACTTGATCCTGTGCCTGAAACAAGCTTCGCTGCGCGTCCAGCACGCCCAGCATTTCTTCGTTCCCTTCGCGATAGCGAATTTCTGCGAGGCGTAATGTCCGTCGTGTTTGCTCCAGAATAGCACTCTGAATGGTAGCCTGATGTTCCGCGTAGTGGGCGCGATTCAGCGCATCTTCCACTTCTTTGAGCGCACTCAGCACGGTTTTGCGGTAGGTTTCCACCAGTTCGCGCTGGCGCGATTCGGCTATGACGATTTGATTTTTGCGCCGTCCGGCATCAAAGATGGTTTGCGCGATGGCTGCGCTGAGACCAAGGCTGGTCGTCGGGTTCGCCAGCGACAGGAGCGCCACGCTTGCCGTTCCCGCGGATGCCGAAAGGGAGAAAGATGGCAGCAGTGCGGCACGGGCGCTTTCAATACTGGCATGTGCCGCAGCAAGTTGTGCTTCGGCGCGAGCCAAGTCGGGACGGCGTACAAGTAGTTCCGACGGCAATCCGGGAGCAACGGTTGGGATGGTAAGATGCGGCAAAGTTTCATCCGACACTACCGTGTGCTGCGGCAGACGCCCAAGCAGGAGTGCCAACGCCGAAGCGGTCTGTTTTTCCTGTTCTTCCAGCGATAGCAGAGATGAGCGCTGGGAAAGAACGGTTGATTCCTGCCGTTGCACATCAAGCAACGACGCGCTGCCGTGGCGATAACGCGCCTGCACAATGGCCATGACTCGCTCGGCAATTGCCAGATTTTCGCGGGCAATTGTTACGCGCTCGCGCATGGCACGTGTTTGAAAATATGCGCTGGCTACACCGGCACTCAGACTAAGGCGAGCCGCCGCCAGATCGTAGTGCGCGATATCGAGCGACGCCTGCGATCCGCGCACATCAGCAGCCATGCGCCCCCAGATATCAACTTCATAACTTGCTCCCAGCGACAGGCGCGATGATTCACTTTCAGAGCTTCGCCCTTCGCTGCTGCGATTCTGGTTCCAAGCGGTATTGCCACTGAGGTTCAGCGATGGAAAAAGCGATGCACCGGTAGTGCGCAACTGCGCTTCGGCCTGAATCACTTTTTCGGCAACGGCCACCATATCAGGGCTGCTTTGCAGGCTTTCTTCAATCAATGCCTCGAGTTGCGGGGAATCAAAACGGTGCCACCAATGATCGAGTGACGCTTCGCTGCTTTCGGCCACGCTCGCCGCCCATGTTTCCGGCAGATTGACGGACGTTGGCGGAGT contains:
- a CDS encoding efflux transporter outer membrane subunit, which encodes MKMYPYRILGITCVMALLLSGCATTTPPTSVNLPETWAASVAESSEASLDHWWHRFDSPQLEALIEESLQSSPDMVAVAEKVIQAEAQLRTTGASLFPSLNLSGNTAWNQNRSSEGRSSESESSRLSLGASYEVDIWGRMAADVRGSQASLDIAHYDLAAARLSLSAGVASAYFQTRAMRERVTIARENLAIAERVMAIVQARYRHGSASLLDVQRQESTVLSQRSSLLSLEEQEKQTASALALLLGRLPQHTVVSDETLPHLTIPTVAPGLPSELLVRRPDLARAEAQLAAAHASIESARAALLPSFSLSASAGTASVALLSLANPTTSLGLSAAIAQTIFDAGRRKNQIVIAESRQRELVETYRKTVLSALKEVEDALNRAHYAEHQATIQSAILEQTRRTLRLAEIRYREGNEEMLGVLDAQRSLFQAQDQVVQLRLARLNAALDLYKVLGGGWKNARPDEGSME